A window of the Carassius carassius chromosome 36, fCarCar2.1, whole genome shotgun sequence genome harbors these coding sequences:
- the LOC132116671 gene encoding uncharacterized protein LOC132116671 — protein sequence MGPQLHFSSTYSEEFSYPARVKPTRPRPSSAYRKNNPHPRPDFLMPRMLQTGYGSRKYFQTSTPSTSFLPPVRHISVQYPDVQTAHGQSMQSSSQRDSKPPVISTAVCTLPPAAWLLKPQTNNFAHPTISNTQGKYSETDRIRSAWNQQTDIMPSLKTFKHQVTHPHRSRSKSTTDCSEGHSCFHVVKPYKVGHYIIHPEFVSEAKHY from the exons ATGGGTCCTCAGCTACACTTCAGCAGCACCTACTCAGAGGAGTTTAGTTACCCGGCTCGGGTCAAACCCACCCGGCCCAGACCGTCCTCTGCGTATCGCAAGAACAATCCTCATCCACGGCCG GACTTCCTGATGCCAAGAATGCTGCAGACAGGATATGGCTCACGGAAATACTTTCAGACATCTACTCCTTCTACCTCTTTTCTACCTCCAGTCAGACACATATCAGTCCAGTATCCAG ACGTACAAACAGCACATGGACAGTCAATGCAGAGCTCATCACAAAGAGACTCCAAACCACCTGTGATCTCGACTGCAGTTTGTACACTGCCACCTGCTGCCTGGCTTCTCAAACCACAGACAAACAACTTTGCTCATCCAACAATCTCAAACACTCAAGG GAAATATTCAGAGACAGATCGTATCAGATCAGCTTGGAACCAGCAGACGGACATCATGCCATCTTTAAAAACCTTCAAACACCAGGTTACCCATCCTCACAGATCACGCTCAAAATCCACTACTGATTGCAG TGAAGGACACAGCTGTTTCCATGTGGTGAAGCCATATAAAGTTGGACACTACATCATCCACCCAGAGTTTGTGTCTGAAGCAAAGCACTACTAA